Proteins from a genomic interval of Trichoderma breve strain T069 chromosome 2, whole genome shotgun sequence:
- a CDS encoding AMP-binding enzyme domain-containing protein, giving the protein MPESIAIISTAFRFPGGSNSPAKLWELLKEPRDILKPIDESRLRLSKFHHNNGEHHGSTDVQGASYTLEEDCRLFDASFFGISPLEADIMDPQQRILLEVVYEAFEAAGYSLDQMQGSQTSVHVGVMNGDYYDLQMRDPETLPTHTATGTARSILSNRISYAFDLRGASMTIDTACSSSLVALHQAVQGLRNGEATMAVVGGANLLLDPLMYIAESNLHMLSPDSRCKMWDKSANGYARGEGFAAVLLKPLKDAIRDGDHIEGVIRETAVNSDGRTKGITMPSPTAQAAMIRQAYKNAGLDPTVDRCQYFECHGTGTQADDAKLYVGSIKTIIGHLEGCAGLAGLIKALLAMKHHTIPPNLHFKELSSKVEPFYHNLQIPTKAIPWPETSDKCLRASVNSFGFGGTNAHVILESYEDEKPAAIEIPDDKFIGPLVLSASTGISLIESVKSYADRIRSDPSLDLENLSWILQKKRSSLSSKIFFSGATRQRLIDFMDRFVEDSSSVPPETVGNQFQPIDPNETPGILGVFTGQGAQWASMGRGLWSLTEQLLADEGTSRISEAEISQPICTALQIALVDLLIASGVKLDAVVGHSSGEIAATYAAGIINLENAMQIAYYRGFHSHLAKKSVPGAMMAVGLSFADAYKFCHQPEYFGRLKVAASNSPLSVTLSGDADAIMQAKAHFDEKAYLKSLLACDIQIQSPREDCIWTSSVRGDTDLLEDGLEPLKGQYWVDNLLGMVQFSQAVEHSIWHGGPFNVAIEIGPHPALKGPAEQTLKTYFGTVPNYAGLMRRGDDEVEAFSGALGYVWSYLGSSAVDFDGYRKAFDRQTSSHLLKDLPSYGWDHRRAYWRESRVSRNYRLRNDKSHELLGRRTPDDSDQELRWRNIVRLHELPWIQGHLFQGQVLFPGAGYIVMALQAGAEIADQRAVELYEVTDISMDRAMVIPEGTAGVETLFTARLLEKQSSESLSFEFACYFCNDENNGQPVKAAYGRLTILFGESNTQHLPPRLVPASNLVPIDMDRFYTSMTGVGQEYLGVFRSIKEGRRALGFSSTVSSWETENLKGNNYVMHPGFLDVALQTLYVSFASPASGGYWAPYLPVKVGRLSVNPHATYSNGVMTEMEADSFVTTGSSTLLKGDIHVYPKGGAQTTLQIEGLEMKAVSEPQASNDKHLFSETVWRADSSFTLVDLDTEIENLDDIPLMEALDRTAVYYYRKFLADIGSTDRKTFACDHPVIKPEWLEDSAEVIEELNKTHGESVHLKLIRAVGDNLLKLVAGKVQILEVMIADDMLNRFYVEGYNFSILNNKIGQAMKQITFKNPQAVVLEIGAGTGGTTRSVFDAIDNAYSSYTFTDISTGFFENAEERFRDHSGKMTFKVLDIEKDPQSQGFTENTYDVIIAANVFHATRTLGDTMRHVRSLLKPGGFLLMLEVTGPELLRTHFIMGALSGWWLGGDDGRVLSPALTASQWDELLQETGFSGVDTIFYDTADEAQHSVSFVLSRATDSQVELLRNPHSRIHDIQGEQPILIVGGKSLFTTQIVTDVQKSLSHWKKRIIKAKSLDDVPVSTLVPGTSVLFLGDLDKQVFSDMTPERLMRLQSLFLTSKNVLWVTEGRTAKNPEANMIVGVGRTLWTEMAHLKLQFLDIDIDVRSRDISKIITQTFLRLEVLSHPEYDGENSLWQIEPELIYDGEKMLISRILPNKALNDRHNASRRPIKQTLDLQTAAVDIVQEGKSFVLVPSAPSAFTEDDKIQVKYSLSLYNDTQYPVLLNIGSNSHTGETVISLSTSCSSTLDAANSISLGDVPCNAQVLESIACNILLDLTRSKIPTKGTVLFYEPPKALVHQLQSDAYLKNKEFRFVSTGPKQRSPDWIQLFPRASQTANRLLLPLDTSCVIKFQNASSFNLESVLPSNTSILGVSDVLHEFQSKLHKRLPTFLSNLHQLSSDLIHTQMMTVSSLLESSPESLPSFFIIDWSDSGLLNVALKPLDVSKAFSSNKTYLLVGMTKELGLSLAQWMVKNGARHLALTSRTGSVEDPGWVPAMKAHGANVQLFSMDVADLESVTGVVETINKTMPPIAGVCNAAMVLSDGLFADMSFDVLQNTLKPKVDGSRNLDQVFYDTPLDFFVLFSSMASIIGNPGQSNYHAANLYMEGLCGQRRSRGLAASAMHIGMVADIGYVARRGQSMEDHLRKMFFLPLSESDVHQLFAESILASQDTVYGLEPFVDSPEAPKRPPWEGNPRFSHFMRKEASSNEVSKDRALDTDYKQRLQSDEPEDSLIDMVQQVFGRKLEAMMQLSANSINLNVPLIDLGVDSLLAVEIRSWFLKKLGMDVPVLKVLSGDTTAQLCEDATRRFLGLKLKQNSASKPEQHTASNSSGHEDDSAHSSGDSISVPDIHTPNEECSQNSFNSEAEIMSHAQSRLYVAQNYVNDPTTYNVTVTYQIRGNLQIPRFKQALNSVMTHHESLRTCFFKDENTGLLKQGVLPSPSYYLRIVQSKQDDAVDREIALFKAKHWNLEHGRTFGVSLIVQSPEVSTIIFGYHHLVMDGVSWHLFLRDLSTAYQLRPLVKTSSSYIQFAKKQQTAIESGDFAGDLLFWKQLHDQPAEPLQLLPITSVVARKPLTQYASHVQSRVIDTELVSRIKQASKALRVTPFHFHLSIVQLILSRFLALDDICIGVTDANRLDEDFSETVGFFLNLLPLRFQVDQNNTFGQLAANTSRKALEGLAHSAVPFDVILDHLDVARSPAYSPLFQVAVNYRVGALLKTSMGDCEIELTQVEDAKNPYDISFGVTEITSGTCLIELTCQNALYTVEDSQTLMDIYIHLLETLSSNTDLKVKDCPLFDSKAISQAIELGKGPNVSYNWPPTLSARFNEVQRAYPDDIAVKDGFRDASYSQLSSEANGIAQLILAQGGSPGAHVAVLCEPSVDSVASMLAILQAGCVYIPLDLSLPAARHISILNDSDPAFVIVHEATKEAGTQLIAASQTKAQLLNVSDIKAKDEPVSIQGQADSPAFILYTSGSTGKPKGVVLSQANFANHLAVKTQELLIERELVLQQSSLGFDMSIIQTFVALANGGKLVIASREKRGDPIALSELMQKEGVTFTIATPTEYLMLLRNGEEHLKKCTSWQQACMGGEVVSSQLLHQFRSSQVSVKQLTNCYGPTEITAAATFQDLSPALTDTSFQVIEGLIGKVLPNYSVKILDTSGNAVPLGVCGEIAIGGQGVASGYLHLHELTAEKFVLDSRSTQKDARMYRTGDKGRLRRDGSLEFLGRLDQDSQIKLRGLRIELGEIEHVLVQAGEGLFSDVVVTVKGDPAVLVAYVVLNKDRTADRATLQAIISKLPLPQYMIPAAIQVLERLPTNASGKTDRKAVASLDFVLVAEGSHSNERLDLSEGELLLLWQKVLPNTNEPHILDRNSDFFLHGGNSLLLMKLQGAIKDSMDISVPISELYQVSTLGKMAAHLRNKRDELATEFEPIDWELETAIPDHILAISQDSQLSTQLNAGGHEIVLTGSTSFLGAAILKALLKEPTVKKVHCITVPSDQSSKLPVHPKVVQYQGTLLSPTLGLSETERLKLQTSATCIIHAGANGHCLNNYSSLRVPNVQSTHFLASLALPRAIPIHFISSNRVALLSGSMQPAAESMSKFTPRTDGAEGFTVAKWASERFLETLAEKAHVPVTIHRHCILTGDEAPNEDAVNDVHAAAANIAANILSEDSTDRGVRFIHHSSGVKVPISDFKKHLEKIYSGVFEEVTMDEWIGKVLEAGIDPLITSYLQAMAEKEEVIQFPFLGVS; this is encoded by the exons ATGCCTGAATCAATTGCCATCATTTCCACCGCGTTTCGGTTCCCTGGAGGATCCAACTCACCGGCAAAGCTTTGGGAACTTTTAAAGGAACCGCGGGACATTTTGAAGCCGATTGATGAGAGCAGGCTGCGCCTCTCCAAATTCCATCACAATAATGGCGAACACCACGGAAGCACCGATGTCCAAGGTGCCTCATACACTCTCGAAGAGGATTGCCGCCTCTTCGATGCCTCCTTTTTTGGCATCAGCCCGCTTGAGGCCGACATAATGGATCCACAGCAGAGGATATTGCTGGAAGTCGTCTATGAAGCCTTTGAAGCAGCAGGCTATTCATTAGACCAGATGCAGGGATCTCAAACATCTGTCCACGTCGGCGTTATGAATGGAGATTACTACGATTTACAGATGAGAGATCCCGAGACTCTACCCACACATACTGCGACTGGCACAGCGCGGAGTATTCTTTCCAACAGAATTTCGTATGCCTTTGATCTCAGAGGTGCATCAATGACGATAGATACGGCATGCTCAAGTTCACTTGTAGCACTACACCAGGCCGTTCAGGGTCTTCGAAACGGCGAAGCCACCATGGCCGTGGTTGGAGGCGCCAACCTGCTTCTCGACCCCCTAATGTACATTGCAGAATCCAATCTCCATATGCTTTCTCCTGATTCGCGCTGCAAGATGTGGGATAAGTCAGCAAATGGTTACGCCCGAGGCGAGGGTTTTGCTGCCGTCTTGCTCAAGCCTTTGAAGGACGCTATCCGCGATGGAGATCACATCGAGGGTGTGATTCGCGAAACTGCAGTTAACTCTGATGGACGCACGAAGGGAATTACAATGCCCAGTCCAACTGCCCAAGCTGCGATGATTAGACAGGCTTATAAGAATGCGGGACTGGATCCTACTGTTGATCGCTGCCAGTATTTCGAATGCCACGGCACAGGAACTCAGGCAG ATGACGCCAAATTATATGTCGGCTCCATCAAGACCATCATTGGGCATTTGGAAGGATGTGCTGGATTGGCGGGCCTCATTAAAGCGCTACTAGCTATGAAGCATCACACGATCCCACCAAATCTTCACTTCAAGGAGCTTAGTTCCAAGGTCGAGCCTTTCTATCACAATCTGCAAATCCCAACCAAAGCGATACCATGGCCTGAGACAAGCGATAAATGCTTGAGAGCCAGTGTCAATagctttggctttggtggaACGAACGCCCACGTCATCCTGGAAAGCTATGAGGACGAAAAGCCAGCCGCGATTGAGATTCCCGATGATAAGTTCATAGGACCTCTAGTATTGTCAGCCAGTACGGGTATATCGCTGATAGAGTCCGTCAAGTCTTATGCGGACCGGATAAGATCAGATCCCTCACTAGATCTTGAGAATCTTTCATGGATTTtgcagaagaaaagaagctcaTTATCGTCCAAGATCTTCTTTTCAGGTGCGACACGTCAGCGCTTGATTGACTTCATGGACAGATTTGTGGAGGATTCATCTTCTGTGCCGCCGGAGACTGTTGGAAATCAGTTCCAGCCCATTGATCCCAATGAGACGCCTGGCATTCTGGGCGTCTTCActggtcaaggagctcaGTGGGCCTCCATGGGTCGGGGGCT CTGGTCACTTACTGAGCAGCTCCTGGCTGACGAAGGCACTTCTCGCATTTCCGAAGCAGAAATCTCTCAGCCCATCTGCACGGCGTTGCAAATTGCTCTGGTTGATCTACTAATAGCTTCTGGGGTCAAGCTTGATGCCGTGGTTGGTCACAGTTCCGGTGAAATTGCTGCGACCTATGCTGCTGGCATTATTAACCTTGAGAATGCGATGCAGATTGCATACTATCGTGGCTTCCATTCGCacttggcgaagaagagtgTACCAGGCGCCATGATGGCCGTTGGTCTCAGTTTTGCGGATGCTTACAAGTTCTGCCACCAGCCCGAATACTTTGGACGCCTCAAGGTCGCGGCTAGTAATTCTCCTCTCAGCGTCACGCTATccggagatgcagatgccatTATGCAAGCTAAAGCGCACTTTGACGAAA AGGCATATCTGAAATCACTACTAGCCTGCGATATCCAAATCCAGAGCCCTCGAGAGGATTGCATCTGGACAAGCAGCGTCCGTGGTGACACTGACCTGCTAGAGGATGGACTTGAGCCTCTCAAAGGACAATATTGGGTGGATAACCTCCTTGGCATGGTTCAGTTCTCTCAAGCTGTAGAACATTCTATTTGGCATGGCGGCCCTTTCAACGTTGCCATCGAAATTGGTCCCCACCCAGCGCTCAAGGGCCCGGCTGAACAAACTCTCAAGACATATTTCGGAACCGTGCCAAATTATGCAGGATTGATGAGACGTGGTGACGACGAAGTTGAAGCCTTCTCTGGTGCATTGGGATATGTTTGGTCTTATCTTGGCTCCTCGGCCGTTGACTTTGACGGTTACCGCAAAGCATTTGATCGTCAAACATCCTCACATCTGTTGAAAGACCTTCCAAGTTACGGTTGGGACCATCGTAGGGCTTATTGGAGAGAATCCCGAGTCTCACGTAACTACCGCTTGCGCAATGACAAGAGCCATGAGCTGCTTGGTCGCAGGACGCCCGACGACTCTGACCAAGAGTTACGCTGGAGAAATATTGTCCGACTTCACGAGCTGCCATGGATTCAAGGCCATTTGTTCCAAGGCCAGGTGCTGTTTCCTGGAGCAGGATATATCGTCATGGCTCTACAGGCGGGTGCAGAAATTGCAGATCAACGTGCTGTTGAGCTTTACGAAGTCACTGACATCTCCATGGATAGAGCCATGGTGATTCCGGAGGGTACGGCTGGCGTTGAAACATTATTCACTGCCCGATTATTGGAGAAACAGTCAAGTGAGTCTTTGAGCTTCGAATTCGCTTGCTACTTCTGTAACGATGAAAACAACGGTCAACCTGTAAAGGCTGCTTATGGTCGCTTGACAATTCTCTTTGGCGAGTCCAATACTCAGCATCTGCCTCCTCGACTGGTGCCAGCTTCAAACTTGGTCCCCATTGACATGGATCGATTTTACACGTCTATGACCGGTGTTGGCCAAGAATACCTTGGTGTTTTCCGCAGCATCAAAGAGGGCAGGAGGGCATTGGGATTCTCATCTACAGTTTCGTCGTGGGAGACTGAAAATCTGAAGGGCAATAATTACGTTATGCATCCCGGCTTTTTGGACGTTGCACTACAAACCCTTTACGTCTCgtttgcttctccagctaGTGGAGGTTACTGGGCGCCATATCTCCCAGTGAAGGTCGGCCGACTTTCAGTAAATCCTCATGCCACCTATTCCAACGGCGTAATGactgagatggaggctgaTAGCTTTGTTACGACGGGATCATCAACACTGCTCAAGGGCGACATCCACGTTTATCCAAAGGGTGGTGCACAAACAACATTGCAAATCGAAGGCCTCGAGATGAAAGCCGTCTCTGAGCCACAAGCCTCCAACGATAAGCACCTGTTTTCTGAAACCGTTTGGCGAGCAGATTCGTCCTTTACTCTGGTGGATTTAGACACAGAAATCGAAAACTTGGACGATATACCATTAATGGAGGCATTGGACCGCACAGCTGTATACTATTATCGCAAGTTCCTTGCCGATATTGGCTCCACAGATCGCAAGACGTTTGCATG TGACCATCCAGTCATAAAGCCAGAGTGGCTTGAAGATTCCGCTGAAGTCATTGAAGAGCTAAACAAGACACATGGAGAGAGCGTCCATCTCAAGCTGATACGTGCCGTGGGCGACAACCTGCTCAAGCTCGTGGCTGGCAAAGTGCAAATTCTCGAGGTGATGATAGCTGATGATATGCTCAATCGATTCTATGTAGAAGGTTACAATTTCTCAATCCTCAACAACAAAATCGGACAGGCTATGAAGCAGATCACGTTCAAGAATCCCCAGGCGGTTGTCTTGGAGATTGGTGCCGGCACGGGAGGCACGACAAGAAGTGTTTtcgatgccattgacaacGCTTACTCTTCATATACATTCACCGATATCTCGACCGGATTCTTTGAGAATGCTGAAGAGAGATTCCGTGACCACAGCGGCAAGATGACGTTCAAGGTCTTGGACATTGAAAAGGACCCCCAGAGCCAGGGATTCACGGAGAATACTTACGATGTCATCATTGCCGCCAATGTTTTCCACGCGACCCGAACGCTAGGTGATACGATGCGCCATGTCAGGAGTCTCCTGAAACCCGGTGGCTTTCTGCTCATGCTCGAAGTGACCGGCCCAGAACTTCTGAGAACGCATTTCATCATGGGTGCCTTGTCTGGATGGTGGCTgggtggtgatgacggcCGTGTCTTGTCGCCAGCATTGACAGCCTCCCAGTGGGATGAGCTGCTTCAAGAGACAGGATTCTCCGGCGTCGATACCATATTCTATGACACAGCTGATGAGGCCCAGCACTCGGTTTCATTTGTCCTGAGTCGAGCAACGGACTCACAAGTTGAACTGCTGCGTAACCCTCACTCTAGAATTCACGATATCCAAGGCGAGCAGCCCATCTTGATCGTTGGTGGCAAGTCATTGTTCACAACACAAATTGTCACGGATGTCCAGAAGTCTTTGTCGCACTGGAAGAAGCGCATTATTAAAGCCAAGAGCCTGGACGATGTACCTGTGTCGACTTTGGTGCCAGGAACATCTGTTCTCTTCCTCGGAGATCTTGACAAGCAAGTCTTCTCGGACATGACACCGGAACGATTGATGCGACTGCAGAGTCTCTTCCTCACGTCAAAGAACGTCCTCTGGGTCACTGAAGGCAGAACAGCCAAAAACCCAGAAGCAAATATGATAGTTGGAGTTGGTCGCACTCTGTGGACAGAAATGGCACATCTGAAGCTCCAGTTCCTAGACATCGATATTGACGTCAGGTCTCGAGACATTTCCAAGATCATCACTCAGACCTTCTTGAGGCTGGAAGTCTTGTCTCACCCAGAGTACGATGGCGAGAACAGCCTTTGGCAAATCGAGCCTGAGCTGATCtatgatggagagaagatgctcatCTCTCGAATTTTGCCAAACAAGGCTCTGAATGATAGACACAACGCCAGCAGACGACCAATTAAGCAGACTCTCGATCTGCAAACCGCAGCCGTCGATATTGTCCAAGAAGGAAAGTCATTTGTGCTTGTTCCATCCGCTCCAAGTGCATTCACGGAGGACGACAAGATTCAAGTCAAGTACTCGCTGTCTCTGTATAATGACACTCAATACCCTGTGCTCCTCAACATCGGCTCGAACTCGCACACAGGCGAAACAGTTATTAGCCTCAGCACATCATGCTCATCTACTTTGGACGCGGCTAATTCCATCAGCCTTGGTGACGTACCCTGCAACGCCCAGGTGTTGGAATCGATCGCCTGCAATATTCTCTTGGACCTCACTCGCAGCAAAATACCAACTAAAGGCACAGTCTTGTTTTACGAGCCTCCAAAGGCCTTAGTTCACCAATTACAATCCGATGCCTATTTGAAGAACAAGGAATTCCGCTTTGTGTCCACGGGCCCCAAACAAAGGTCACCCGACTGGATTCAACTATTCCCAAGAGCCTCGCAAACTGCCAACAGGCTTTTGCTACCGCTTGACACATCCTGTGTTATCAAATTCCAGAATGCTTCAAGTTTCAATCTGGAGAGTGTCTTGCCATCAAATACCTCGATTCTGGGCGTATCTGATGTTCTGCACGAATTTCAGAGTAAATTGCACAAAAGGCTGCCTACTTTCCTGAGCAATCTACATCAGCTCAGCTCTGATCTCATCCACACACAAATGATGACAGTGTCTAGCCTTCTCGAATCGTCACCTGAAAGTTTACCAAGTTTCTTTATCATTGACTGGAGTGACTCAGGCCTACTCAACGTAGCTCTCAAACCACTGGATGTGTCCAAGGCATTCTCCAGCAATAAGACCTATCTCCTGGTTGGCATGACCAAAGAACTTGGCCTTTCTCTAGCCCAGTGGATGGTCAAGAATGGCGCGCGTCATCTTGCGCTCACCAGCCGAACTGGTAGCGTAGAAGACCCCGGATGGGTTCCGGCAATGAAGGCACATGGAGCAAATGTGCAACTTTTCAGCATGGACGTCGCGGATCTGGAGTCAGTTACTGGAGTCGTCGAGACTATTAATAAGACCATGCCGCCTATCGCAGGAGTGTGCAACGCGGCAATGGTTCTGTCAGATGGTTTATTCGCAGACATGAGCTTTGATGTATTGCAAAACACGCTGAAGCCAAAGGTGGATGGAAGCCGAAACTTGGACCAAGTATTCTACGATACACCTCTCGacttcttcgtcttgttctcttctaTGGCGAGTATCATCGGAAATCCTGGACAGTCAAACTATCACGCCGCCAACCTCTACATGGAAGGACTTTGCGGTCAGCGCCGCAGCCGCGGACTTGCAGCCTCAGCTATGCATATAGGAATGGTGGCCGATATTGGCTATGTTGCCCGGAGAGGCCAATCCATGGAAGACCATCTGCGCAagatgttcttcttgcctcttTCGGAATCCGACGTACATCAGCTGTTCGCAGAAAGCATTTTGGCAAGCCAGGACACTGTTTACGGGCTGGAGCCTTTCGTAGACTCGCCTGAAGCACCGAAGCGGCCACCCTGGGAAGGAAACCCTCGCTTTTCTCATTTCATGCGCAAGGAAGCATCTAGCAACGAGGTTTCCAAGGATCGTGCTCTGGACACTGATTACAAGCAGCGTCTGCAAAGTGATGAACCGGAAGATTCTCTAATTGACATGGTTCAGCAGGTATTCGGACGGAAGCTGGAGGCCATGATGCAGCTGTCGGCAAACAGTATCAATCTCAATGTGCCTTTGATTGACTTGGGTGTTGATTCCTTGTTGGCCGTCGAGATCAGAAGCTggttcttgaagaagcttggcaTGGATGTCCCAGTCTTGAAGGTGCTTTCAGGTGATACAACTGCGCAGCTATGCGAGGATGCAACTAGAAGATTCCTGGGCCTCAAGCTGAAACAGAATTCAGCGTCCAAACCGGAACAGCA TACCGCGTCCAATTCGAGCGGCCACGAAGATGATTCCGCACACTCATCGGGTGACTCCATTAGCGTCCCGGACATTCATACTCCCAATGAAGAGTGCTCTCAAAATTCATTCAATTCTG AAGCTGAGATTATGTCTCATGCTCAATCTCGACTGTACGTCGCGCAGAACTACGTCAATGACCCAACCACCTACAACGTCACAGTCACCTATCAAATCCGAGGAAATCTCCAAATCCCAAGATTCAAGCAGGCACTCAACTCAGTCATGACTCACCACGAATCACTGCGAACAtgcttcttcaaagatgAAAACACTGGTCTTCTCAAACAGGGTGTCTTGCCATCTCCGTCTTACTACCTCAGAATCGTGCAGTCTAAACAAGACGATGCCGTAGACCGAGAGATTGCCTTGTTCAAAGCAAAGCATTGGAACCTGGAACATGGAAGAACGTTTGGAGTTTCTCTGATCGTTCAATCACCGGAAGTGAGCACTATTATCTTCGGCTATCACCACTTGGTAATGGATGGTGTGAGCTGGCATCTCTTCCTGCGGGATCTTAGCACAGCGTACCAGCTTCGTCCATTGGTGAAGACATCGAGTAGCTACATCCAATTCGCAAAGAAACAGCAAACAGCTATTGAAAGTGGCGATTTCGCTGGAGATTTGCTATTCTGGAAGCAACTCCATGACCAACCAGCGGAGCCCCTGCAATTGCTCCCCATCACCAGTGTTGTTGCCCGTAAACCGCTCACCCAATACGCAAGCCACGTTCAATCCCGAGTCATCGATACAGAGCTAGTATCTCGAATCAAACAAGCTAGCAAAGCTTTGAGAGTAACTCCATTTCACTTTCATCTTAGCATCGTCCAACTTATTCTGTCACGATTCTTGGCTCTAGACGACATTTGCATTGGTGTGACTGATGCCAACCGTTTGGATGAAGACTTTTCAGAAACTGTTGGCTTCTTTTTGAACCTTCTGCCGTTGCGTTTCCAGGTTGATCAAAACAACACCTTTGGTCAACTTGCCGCCAACACGTCCCGCAAAGCTCTCGAGGGCCTGGCCCATTCGGCCGTCCCCTTTGATGTTATTCTCGATCACCTCGACGTTGCCAGATCACCAGCCTACAGCCCTCTTTTCCAAGTAGCTGTCAACTATCGAGTTGGAGCTTTGTTGAAGACATCCATGGGAGATTGCGAAATCGAACTCACCCAAGTCGAGGACGCTAAGAACCCCTATGATATCAGCTTTGGAGTCACGGAGATAACCTCTGGCACCTGTCTTATTGAACTCACATGCCAGAATGCGCTTTACACTGTGGAGGATTCTCAGACCTTAATGGACATTTACATCCACTTACTCGAGACACTGTCCTCGAACACAGACCTGAAGGTCAAAGATTGCCCTTTGTTCGACAGTAAAGCCATCTCTCAGGCAATCGAATTGGGCAAAGGACCAAATGTCTCTTACAACTGGCCGCCAACACTTTCGGCGAGATTCAATGAGGTGCAGAGGGCGTATCCTGATGACATTGCAGTTAAGGATGGATTCAGGGATGCATCTTACTCTCAGTTATCGAGCGAAGCGAATGGCATTGCACAGCTCATTCTAGCACAAGGTGGATCTCCTGGTGCCCATGTTGCTGTTTTATGTGAACCATCTGTAGACTCGGTCGCCTCTATGCTTGCCATCCTTCAGGCGGGATGTGTCTACATCCCACTAGATCTGAGCCTTCCAGCCGCCCGCCACATATCGATCCTGAATGATTCTGACCCTGCGTTTGTCATCGTTCATGAAGCTACCAAGGAAGCCGGTACGCAATTGATTGCGGCATCGCAAACTAAGGCTCAACTGCTCAACGTATCCGACATCAAAGCCAAGGATGAACCGGTTTCAATTCAAGGACAGGCAGACTCACCTGCATTTATCCTGTACACCAGCGGTTCAACGGGCAAACCGAAGGGAGTTGTCCTCTCCCAGGCCAATTTCGCCAATCACCTGGCCGTCAAGACTCAAGAGCTTCTCATTGAGCGCGAATTAGTCCTTCAGCAGAGCTCTCTAGGCTTCGATATGTCCATCATCCAAACATTCGTAGCTCTTGCTAACGGCGGCAAACTGGTCATCGCGTCACGCGAGAAACGTGGCGATCCTATTGCACTTTCTGAGCTGATGCAAAAGGAGGGCGTCACATTCACAATTGCTACACCCACTGAATATCTCATGCTGCTGAGAAATGGTGAAGAACATCTCAAAAAGTGCACTTCATGGCAACAAGCGTGCATGGGAGGTGAGGTGGTGTCATCACAGCTACTCCATCAGTTCAGATCCTCTCAAGTCTCAGTAAAGCAGCTTACAAACTGCTATGGACCAACTGAAATCACTGCTGCGGCAACTTTCCAAGATTTATCTCCAGCACTAACAGATACCTCATTCCAAGTAATTGAGGGTTTGATCGGTAAGGTTTTGCCTAATTACTCCGTCAAAATTCTCGATACCAGCGGCAATGCGGTACCACTTGGTGTATGTGGCgagattgccattggtggCCAAGGCGTCGCATCGGGATATCTTCATCTACATGAATTAACGGCAGAGAAATTTGTACTTGACTCACGTAGTACTCAGAAGGATGCCAGAATGTACAGGACAGGCGACAAGGGCAGACTACGCCGCGACGGTTCGCTAGAATTCCTGGGCAGACTCGATCAAGATTCGCAAATCAAGCTTCGCGGTCTTCGAATCGAACTTGGTGAAATTGAGCACGTTCTCGTTCAGGCTGGCGAAGGCCTATTTTCAGATGTTGTGGTCACAGTTAAAGGTGATCCTGCCGTTCTGGTCGCCTACGTTGTTCTCAACAAGGACAGGACCGCGGATCGAGCAACGCTACAAGCCATCATTTCGAAATTGCCTCTTCCGCAATACATGATCCCTGCTGCTATTCAAGTTCTCGAACGGTTACCAACCAATGCCAGCGGCAAAACAGACAGGAAAGCAGTAGCGAGCCTCGACTTCGTCCTTGTCGCAGAAGGCAGCCATTCTAACGAACGTCTAGACTTGTCCGAGGGAGAATTACTTCTGCTCTGGCAAAAGGTTCTGCCTAATACAAACGAACCTCATATCTTGGACCGTAACTCAGACTTCTTCTTGCACGGTGGAAACTCATTGCTACTCATGAAGCTTCAAGGTGCTATTAAGGACTCCATGGATATCTCAGTCCCCATCAGCGAATTGTACCAAGTCAGCACGCTCGGAAAGATGGCTGCCCATCTCCGCAACAAACGAGACGAACTGGCTACCGAGTTCGAACCCATCGACTGGGAGCTGGAAACTGCCATCCCAGATCACATTCTGGCTATATCACAGGACTCGCAACTATCAACCCAATTGAACGCAGGAGGGCACGAAATTGTACTCACGGGATCGACGAGCTTCCTTGGAGCAGCAATTCTGAAGGCTTTACTTAAGGAGCCCACAGTCAAGAAAGTCCACTGCATCACCGTCCCCAGTGACCAAAGCAGCAAGCTTCCAGTTCATCCTAAAGTTGTCCAATACCAAGGCACCCTTTTGTCACCTACCCTCGGACTCTCAGAGACAGAGCGCTTGAAGCTGCAAACATCGGCTACTTGCATCATCCATGCCGGCGCAAATGGGCACTGTTTAAACAACTACTCGTCTTTACGCGTGCCCAACGTGCAATCCACACACTTCCTAGCCTCACTAGCTCTACCGCGAGCCATCCCCATCcacttcatctcatcaaatcGAGTGGCTCTCCTCTCAGGAAGCATGCAGCCGGCTGCCGAGTCCATGTCTAAATTTACCCCCCGTACAGACGGCGCAGAGGGTTTCACAGTGGCCAAGTGGGCGAGCGAGCGGTTCCTCGAAACCCTTGCTGAGAAAGCCCATGTCCCCGTCACGATCCACAGACATTGCATCTTAACGGGTGACGAAGCACCAAACGAAGATGCTGTGAATG ATGTCCATGCTGCCGCCGCTAATATCGCAGCCAACATTCTGTCCGAAGACAGTACAGACAGAGGCGTGCGCTTCATCCACCACTCCAGCGGCGTAAAAGTCCCCATTTCGGACTTTAAGAAGCACCTGGAGAAGATCTACAGCGGAGTCTTTGAAGAGGTGACAATGGATGAGTGGATTGGCAAAGTGCTTGAGGCAGGCATCGATCCACTGATTACCAGCTACTTGCAGGCAATggctgagaaggaggaggtgaTTCAGTTTCCATTTTTAGGAGTTTCTTGA